The candidate division WOR-3 bacterium genome includes a window with the following:
- the acpP gene encoding acyl carrier protein, whose protein sequence is MALIDEVKAIIAEKLPDAAGKLTPDARFQEDLGADSLDIVELVLAFEDKFGIKIPDEDSQQLTTVGKAVEYLERKLAEKKAAAE, encoded by the coding sequence ATGGCGTTAATAGATGAAGTGAAGGCGATTATCGCTGAAAAACTGCCCGATGCAGCGGGAAAGTTGACCCCGGACGCCCGTTTTCAGGAGGATTTGGGCGCGGATTCGCTCGATATTGTGGAACTGGTCCTGGCGTTTGAGGATAAGTTCGGGATTAAGATTCCGGATGAGGACTCGCAGCAGTTGACCACCGTGGGCAAGGCGGTTGAGTACCTGGAGCGGAAACTGGCTGAGAAGAAAGCCGCTGCCGAGTGA
- a CDS encoding dephospho-CoA kinase, translated as MFDRQLVLPRLVVGIGGNMGSGKSTVAEELRRYGARVIDADQIARSLLRKGSAEYKRLVAAFGKEILDKKGQIDRKALGRRAFSSKTSLKKLNAIMHPPIIKRIEEEIARMKNGLLVVDAALLFACGLDKQVDVAILVTAPDGLRLKRMTKLGFSAEEVAQRLEVQGSDRKYWSKADFVLENKGSIAELKRKVRALWNFFYSSRVEELKAKKTGS; from the coding sequence ATGTTTGACCGGCAACTGGTTTTACCGCGGCTCGTCGTTGGTATTGGCGGTAATATGGGTTCGGGTAAGTCGACCGTTGCCGAGGAGTTGCGGCGCTATGGTGCGCGGGTGATTGATGCCGACCAGATTGCCCGGAGTCTGTTGCGCAAGGGCAGTGCCGAGTACAAGAGGCTGGTTGCCGCTTTCGGCAAAGAGATTCTCGATAAAAAGGGGCAGATTGACCGCAAGGCGCTGGGACGCCGGGCGTTCAGTTCCAAGACCAGTTTGAAAAAGTTGAATGCGATTATGCATCCGCCCATCATCAAACGGATTGAGGAGGAGATAGCAAGGATGAAGAACGGACTCCTGGTGGTGGATGCGGCGCTCTTGTTTGCCTGCGGCCTTGATAAACAGGTTGATGTGGCGATTCTTGTAACCGCGCCGGACGGTTTGCGGCTGAAACGGATGACGAAACTGGGCTTCAGTGCCGAAGAGGTGGCGCAGCGTCTTGAAGTCCAGGGTTCGGACCGCAAGTACTGGTCAAAAGCCGACTTTGTCCTCGAAAACAAGGGTTCAATCGCTGAGTTGAAGCGTAAGGTCCGGGCGCTCTGGAACTTCTTTTACAGCAGTCGGGTCGAAGAGCTCAAAGCCAAAAAGACAGGCTCGTGA
- a CDS encoding HD domain-containing protein, translated as MKRQFVKDLKPGTLVNDVFFCNRLDIKDRRDGGRFITFELRDRTGTLSAIMWDNIEDGLTYIANGGFCHVQGKASDYQGRVQVTVSGLFPVDPSQISRGDFLAVTRFNRTELLEELKNHINSIQNPYLRQLLEAFFNDPKFAEQFALAPAAVRVHHAYLGGLLEHTVLMCRQIDPLCATYPELNKDLIRTGVILHDVGKVREYSYDLTIEHTDEGKLLGHIVLGYQMVLEKINTIPEFPEDLRQMVLHMILAHHGENEYGSPKTPKFPEAFIVFFLDYLDSRLAIFRAAMEKNKGVRWTDFNDFLDTDIYIKDQPENDPCQ; from the coding sequence ATGAAACGCCAGTTCGTCAAAGATTTAAAGCCCGGCACACTGGTCAACGATGTCTTCTTCTGCAACCGGCTCGATATCAAAGACCGCCGGGACGGTGGCAGATTCATCACCTTTGAACTGCGCGACCGCACCGGCACCCTATCCGCGATAATGTGGGACAACATTGAAGATGGCTTGACCTACATCGCCAACGGTGGGTTCTGTCATGTCCAGGGCAAAGCCAGCGACTATCAGGGCAGGGTTCAGGTTACGGTCAGTGGACTGTTTCCAGTTGACCCGAGCCAGATTTCCCGGGGCGACTTTCTCGCCGTCACCCGATTCAACCGCACCGAACTCCTTGAAGAACTGAAAAACCACATCAACTCAATCCAGAACCCCTACCTCCGCCAGCTTCTTGAGGCCTTCTTCAACGACCCGAAATTTGCCGAACAGTTTGCCCTGGCACCAGCCGCGGTTAGGGTCCATCACGCCTACCTTGGTGGCTTATTAGAGCACACCGTCTTGATGTGCCGGCAGATTGACCCGCTCTGTGCCACCTATCCAGAACTGAACAAAGACCTCATCCGCACCGGTGTTATCCTGCACGATGTCGGCAAGGTGCGCGAATACTCCTATGACCTGACAATTGAGCACACCGATGAAGGTAAACTCCTCGGCCACATCGTACTCGGCTACCAGATGGTATTGGAAAAAATCAACACCATCCCTGAATTCCCTGAAGACCTGCGCCAGATGGTCCTCCATATGATATTAGCCCATCATGGTGAGAACGAGTACGGCTCACCGAAAACGCCCAAATTTCCCGAGGCGTTCATCGTCTTTTTCCTTGACTACCTTGACTCCCGCCTTGCCATCTTCCGCGCCGCAATGGAGAAAAACAAAGGCGTGCGCTGGACCGACTTCAACGACTTCCTCGACACCGACATCTACATCAAAGACCAGCCTGAGAACGACCCGTGCCAGTAG
- a CDS encoding electron transfer flavoprotein subunit beta/FixA family protein has product MKIVCCIKQVPSTETKVRINPQTNFVDTNEVEWVINPYDEYALEMALRIKEKLGVGSVTAVSLGPERVKMALRTALAMGVDEAVQISDPGFEGLDGLGIGKVLASAVARIGFNLVLCGKQAIDDDMAWVPQAVAHFLGVPHVAVVAEVEIASAEAQEVVAHREVEGATEIVQVRLPCLLTIQKGKYQPRYPTLKLMMAAKKKEIPVWGAAELGLDPAQLSRRVVQLGHRLPPERKAGRVLEGELNQVVPELVRLLREEAKVI; this is encoded by the coding sequence ATGAAGATTGTATGTTGCATTAAACAGGTTCCTTCAACCGAAACCAAGGTGCGGATTAACCCCCAGACCAACTTTGTGGATACAAATGAGGTTGAGTGGGTGATAAATCCGTACGATGAGTATGCGCTGGAGATGGCGCTACGGATAAAGGAGAAATTAGGCGTGGGTTCGGTGACCGCGGTCAGTCTTGGTCCGGAGCGGGTGAAGATGGCGCTGCGCACGGCGCTGGCGATGGGTGTTGATGAGGCGGTGCAAATATCAGACCCGGGTTTTGAAGGGCTGGATGGGCTGGGCATTGGCAAGGTGCTTGCCAGCGCGGTGGCGCGGATTGGGTTCAATCTGGTTTTGTGTGGTAAGCAGGCAATCGACGACGATATGGCATGGGTGCCACAGGCGGTTGCCCATTTTCTTGGTGTGCCCCATGTCGCGGTTGTAGCAGAGGTGGAGATTGCCAGTGCCGAGGCGCAGGAGGTTGTTGCCCATCGCGAGGTTGAAGGCGCAACCGAAATTGTTCAGGTGCGGTTGCCCTGTTTATTGACAATTCAAAAGGGCAAGTATCAACCCCGGTATCCGACTTTAAAGTTGATGATGGCGGCGAAAAAGAAGGAAATTCCGGTCTGGGGCGCTGCCGAATTGGGACTCGACCCGGCGCAACTTTCGCGTCGGGTTGTCCAGTTAGGTCATCGGTTGCCACCGGAGCGCAAGGCAGGACGGGTGCTGGAAGGAGAGCTGAATCAGGTTGTGCCGGAACTGGTGCGGCTGCTGCGCGAGGAGGCAAAGGTAATCTGA
- the fabF gene encoding beta-ketoacyl-ACP synthase II, with translation MMEKRRRVVVTGLGIVSPLGLDVPTYWQNLLAGANGIGRITAFDPSDLAVQIGAEVKGFDPKARLDAKLAKRADRFTQFALWAAVEAVADARLEFDKEDKDRVGVVVGSGMGGIATWEEQHSVFISRGPRPVSPLLIPMMIPDMAAGQIAIVYGLRGPNYCSVSACASGAHATGVALRHIQQGDADVMITGGVEAPITKFTVAAFANMGALSKRNEAPEKASRPFDRERDGFVIAEGGAIYILEELEHARRRGAKIYCEVVGYGATADGYHITAPDPEAKGAAMAMRRALMDAGLKPEDVDYINAHGTSTPLNDAAEVKAIMDVFGAHARNLAINSTKSMIGHGLGAAGAMEFVAMVLSVKEGKVHQTRNFEQPDQGVELDFVPNQTRELKIRAALSNSFGFGGHNCCLCVKRFEEDGAQ, from the coding sequence ATGATGGAAAAACGGCGGCGGGTGGTGGTAACCGGCTTAGGTATCGTTTCGCCTCTGGGTCTGGATGTGCCCACCTACTGGCAGAATCTGCTTGCCGGTGCGAATGGCATCGGTCGAATAACCGCATTTGACCCTTCTGACCTGGCGGTGCAGATTGGGGCTGAGGTGAAGGGGTTTGACCCCAAGGCACGGCTCGATGCGAAACTGGCAAAGCGGGCGGACCGGTTTACCCAGTTTGCTCTGTGGGCAGCAGTTGAGGCGGTGGCAGATGCCAGGCTGGAGTTTGACAAGGAGGATAAAGACCGGGTTGGGGTTGTGGTTGGTTCAGGAATGGGAGGAATTGCCACCTGGGAGGAGCAGCATTCGGTTTTTATCAGCCGGGGTCCAAGACCGGTTTCGCCGCTTTTAATCCCGATGATGATTCCGGATATGGCAGCCGGTCAGATTGCGATTGTGTACGGGTTGCGGGGCCCGAACTACTGCTCGGTCTCGGCGTGCGCCTCAGGCGCGCATGCGACCGGCGTGGCGCTGCGCCATATTCAGCAGGGCGATGCTGATGTGATGATTACCGGAGGGGTTGAGGCGCCAATCACCAAGTTTACCGTTGCCGCCTTTGCCAATATGGGCGCCCTGTCCAAGCGTAATGAGGCGCCGGAGAAGGCATCAAGGCCATTTGACCGGGAGCGGGATGGGTTTGTGATTGCCGAGGGTGGTGCGATTTACATCCTTGAGGAGCTGGAGCATGCCCGGCGCCGCGGGGCGAAGATTTACTGTGAGGTTGTTGGTTATGGCGCAACCGCGGACGGTTACCACATAACCGCACCCGACCCCGAGGCAAAGGGTGCGGCGATGGCGATGCGTCGGGCGCTAATGGATGCCGGACTTAAGCCCGAAGATGTTGACTATATCAACGCCCACGGCACCTCAACGCCTTTGAACGATGCCGCCGAGGTAAAGGCGATAATGGATGTGTTTGGCGCGCATGCCCGGAACCTGGCGATTAATTCGACCAAGTCGATGATTGGTCATGGTTTGGGCGCGGCGGGTGCGATGGAGTTTGTGGCAATGGTGCTCTCGGTCAAAGAGGGTAAGGTGCACCAGACGAGAAACTTTGAACAACCGGACCAAGGGGTGGAACTGGATTTTGTGCCGAACCAGACGCGCGAGCTGAAAATCCGGGCGGCACTTTCCAATTCGTTCGGTTTTGGTGGCCACAACTGCTGTTTGTGTGTGAAGAGGTTTGAGGAGGATGGTGCCCAATGA
- a CDS encoding PorV/PorQ family protein: MTSIVLALALIAIDPGAGTTGFDFLYITPTAREAALGGASTAQPDGAFGFYYNPAATGAMTGAQFTYINYPAGIHLGSAAYTQPLDNTKGIGVGIYYLNSGTMKKTNEQGEELGTFGASFTCLNLSGSYRLISNLLVGAGIAGLYGTIDTFFSVGLVGNIGVTYEPPVPGLYLGFTARNLGAEIKPFGVRDPMPLEFSLGASWQPTPALNLNLNLNKPINNRFNIRAGIEGWVNQFLALRAGYNSLGSDLMAGTGADPLAGFAAGIGVRYNRYQLDYTFVPMVALGSVHRISFGFSL, from the coding sequence ATGACCTCAATTGTCCTTGCCCTGGCTTTGATTGCGATTGACCCCGGTGCCGGCACAACCGGCTTTGATTTTCTGTATATAACACCTACCGCGCGGGAGGCGGCGCTGGGCGGTGCCAGTACCGCCCAGCCGGATGGTGCCTTTGGTTTCTATTACAACCCGGCAGCCACCGGCGCAATGACCGGTGCCCAATTTACCTATATCAACTATCCGGCAGGCATTCATCTCGGTTCTGCCGCCTACACCCAGCCGCTTGATAACACCAAAGGTATCGGCGTCGGCATCTATTATCTCAACTCCGGCACGATGAAGAAAACCAATGAACAGGGCGAAGAACTGGGCACATTTGGCGCCTCTTTTACCTGCCTCAACCTCAGCGGCTCCTACCGGCTCATCAGCAACCTGTTAGTCGGCGCCGGTATCGCCGGGCTTTACGGCACAATCGACACCTTCTTCTCAGTTGGGCTTGTCGGCAACATCGGCGTCACTTATGAACCGCCGGTACCCGGTCTTTACCTCGGTTTTACCGCCCGAAACCTCGGTGCCGAAATAAAACCGTTTGGCGTTCGTGACCCGATGCCCTTGGAATTCAGCCTTGGCGCCTCCTGGCAACCAACCCCGGCGCTCAACCTCAACCTGAACCTGAACAAACCTATCAACAACCGCTTCAACATCCGTGCCGGCATTGAAGGCTGGGTCAATCAGTTTCTTGCCCTGCGCGCCGGTTACAACTCCCTTGGCTCAGACCTGATGGCGGGTACCGGTGCTGACCCTCTTGCCGGATTTGCCGCCGGCATTGGCGTCCGCTACAACCGCTATCAACTGGACTACACCTTTGTGCCGATGGTCGCGCTCGGTTCTGTCCATCGCATCTCCTTCGGTTTCAGCCTGTAA